From a region of the Candidatus Eisenbacteria bacterium genome:
- a CDS encoding 4Fe-4S binding protein, with amino-acid sequence MIHVSRFAAERAAKAASWLRGTAGVKPYLSFRARLVVQTAFALLCVFLGVQFAFFLDAAREGRTPLPVRPPGVEGFLPISGLMGLLDWIHQGTLNRVHPAATVLFVIFIATALFLRKAFCSWICPVGLLSESLARVGQKLFRRNFRPPRPVDIGLRSLKYLLLAFFLWAIFGMSAAELRGFIESPYNRVSDVKMYLFFARLGTTAAALLAVLAVASVFVQGAWCRFLCPYGALLGFFSWRSPVRIRRNDEACTGCGICDRVCMARLPVSSKKETLSVECTGCLDCVAACPVEPALALGAKRRRIGVLSFAFAVVLLFTAGYAAARAAGIWRNEVSDAEYVERIRTIDHPEYAHPR; translated from the coding sequence GTGATTCACGTCTCAAGGTTCGCAGCCGAGCGGGCGGCGAAGGCCGCGTCGTGGCTTCGCGGAACGGCGGGGGTCAAGCCGTACCTGTCGTTTCGCGCGCGGCTCGTCGTGCAGACCGCGTTCGCTCTCCTTTGCGTCTTCCTCGGCGTGCAGTTCGCCTTCTTCCTCGATGCCGCCCGCGAGGGTCGAACGCCTCTTCCCGTTCGCCCTCCGGGGGTGGAGGGCTTTCTCCCGATCAGCGGGCTCATGGGGCTTCTCGACTGGATCCATCAGGGGACGCTGAACAGGGTCCACCCCGCGGCGACGGTTCTCTTCGTCATCTTCATCGCGACGGCGCTTTTTCTTCGCAAGGCGTTCTGCTCGTGGATCTGTCCGGTCGGGCTCCTCTCGGAATCGCTCGCCCGCGTCGGACAGAAGCTCTTTCGAAGGAACTTCCGGCCGCCGCGTCCGGTCGACATCGGACTTCGAAGTCTCAAGTATCTCCTTCTCGCGTTCTTCCTTTGGGCGATCTTCGGCATGAGCGCCGCGGAGCTTCGCGGCTTCATCGAGTCGCCCTACAACCGCGTTTCCGACGTGAAGATGTACCTCTTCTTCGCGAGGCTCGGAACGACCGCGGCGGCGCTGCTCGCGGTTCTCGCCGTCGCCTCGGTCTTCGTTCAGGGGGCGTGGTGCCGCTTTCTCTGCCCGTACGGCGCGCTTCTCGGTTTCTTCTCGTGGCGATCTCCTGTGCGGATCCGCCGGAACGACGAGGCGTGCACCGGATGCGGCATCTGCGACCGGGTCTGCATGGCGAGGCTTCCCGTCTCGTCCAAGAAGGAGACGTTGAGCGTCGAGTGCACGGGGTGTCTCGACTGCGTGGCGGCGTGTCCGGTCGAGCCGGCCCTCGCGCTGGGCGCGAAGCGGCGGCGGATCGGCGTCTTGTCGTTCGCCTTCGCGGTCGTCCTTCTCTTCACGGCGGGCTATGCGGCAGCGCGGGCGGCCGGAATCTGGAGAAACGAGGTCTCCGACGCGGAGTACGTCGAGCGGATCCGAACCATCGATCACCCGGAGTACGCCCACCCGCGTTAG